A part of Deinococcus aerius genomic DNA contains:
- a CDS encoding DinB family protein, with product MTDTQADRNGRAQLAFARLLPKLFRGGQAFVGVEAALSGLDGAVAARRPEGLPHSVAELVAHVNWWNRWMLDVIEGGQAMPYPKHAADTWPAAGEADWGRVKAEFYELLARIDTHTARPDLANPVNHDETIGELLADFALHTAHHFGQVVTVRQALGAWPPPGGGDTW from the coding sequence ATGACCGACACCCAGGCTGACCGAAACGGGCGCGCCCAGCTCGCCTTCGCCCGACTGCTGCCCAAGCTGTTCCGGGGCGGGCAGGCCTTTGTGGGCGTGGAAGCGGCGCTGAGCGGGCTGGACGGGGCGGTGGCCGCGCGCAGGCCGGAGGGCCTGCCGCACAGCGTCGCCGAACTCGTGGCGCACGTGAACTGGTGGAACCGCTGGATGCTGGACGTGATCGAGGGCGGGCAGGCGATGCCGTACCCGAAGCACGCGGCGGACACCTGGCCCGCGGCGGGCGAGGCCGACTGGGGGCGCGTCAAGGCCGAGTTCTACGAGTTGCTCGCCCGCATCGACACGCACACGGCCCGCCCGGACCTCGCCAACCCGGTCAACCACGACGAGACCATCGGGGAGCTGCTGGCGGACTTCGCGCTGCACACCGCACATCACTTCGGGCAGGTGGTGACGGTGCGGCAGGCTCTCGGGGCGTGGCCGCCTCCCGGGGGTGGGGACACGTGGTGA
- a CDS encoding DinB family protein, translated as MSGEQAAFGKAVGNLFSGGPANVPWERALEGLGAEDAARVPPGLSHSAAQVAAHVAFWQDFLLEAAGGGHPTWPEHAAGGWPEPGDWEALRSRLLGGQERLRALSRDASFTSGLTREGQPWAATLVNFAGHGVYHLGQVVLIRQALGLWPPPSGGDTW; from the coding sequence GTGAGCGGGGAACAGGCCGCGTTTGGGAAGGCGGTGGGCAACCTCTTCTCCGGCGGCCCCGCCAACGTCCCCTGGGAGCGGGCGCTGGAGGGGCTGGGCGCGGAGGACGCGGCGCGGGTGCCGCCCGGATTGTCCCACTCAGCCGCGCAGGTCGCCGCCCATGTGGCGTTCTGGCAGGACTTCCTGCTCGAGGCGGCGGGCGGCGGTCACCCCACGTGGCCTGAACACGCGGCGGGCGGCTGGCCCGAGCCGGGGGATTGGGAGGCGCTGCGCTCCCGGCTGCTCGGCGGTCAGGAGCGGCTGCGGGCCCTGAGCCGCGACGCCAGCTTCACCTCCGGCCTCACCCGCGAGGGCCAGCCCTGGGCCGCCACGCTCGTCAACTTCGCGGGGCATGGCGTCTACCACCTCGGGCAGGTCGTGCTGATCCGGCAGGCCCTCGGGCTGTGGCCGCCCCCGAGTGGGGGGGACACGTGGTAG